tatatgtatatttatttttcactaatgaagagtTTGGTATATGTATAGATtgactggttgggttcggtacctcttagaaggttaagaaccactgatcgaCATTTTTCTAACTACTTCACATGTGTCGGGACTTATTTAAAGGGGACAtacagatttgttttctttttttggggggggcacactTACCGGAAATTTTTCAATTTCTGGGCCTGCTCACTTATCAAGAGTGAAATTAAATAAGTCATTCAGGCATAGTCATTTTGAGTGACTGTTTGACAATTGTGTGCCTATAATGAAGAGGACAGATCTTACTTACCCTGTGTTGGGTACAAACGAGGTGTCCAGCCCAAGCTTCAAGCCCTTTGCCAGCTGCAGATCAGGAAATAAGTTCATATTCTATCAAAgctcattttaaccctttcaaagacagcggttactacagtggacagcatatcatgttatcaggttacaggctgcATGAAAGCGTTAAAGGTAGTTTGGCATTTGACTGTACCTGGTCCTCGAACGTGATTTCTGCGGCCAAAGTGTTATCCGTGTTCCATTTCTGATTGAAGCTGAGGCCCAGCTTGTCGACTTTGTACTTGGCCTCCAGGTGGCCACCCGACTTGCCCGTTTCGGTGTTGCTAGAGCCAGAGGTGGCAAACTCCTGCGCGACAGAGCGGAGGTCAGAGGTGAGAGGCAAGAATCCAGTGAAAGCAGCTCGCAGTTGAGGGGAAGTACTCAAGGAGCCCACAAAAAGCATCATTTCGCTGCTGCGGTTGGGGAGGACTCTGGGGAAGAGGTTGGTGGTCAATGTGTGAGGATATGCTTTGGTGGAGCTACATTTGCGCGTGTAGTCGTGCCTTGTGACACAAGTGAACACACTTACAGGTTTGGGgattatcatttatttttttactttgatttaCTAGCAAAAACTTGAGATTCGAGCACGATATGGTTGCTCCTCGTATTATAATGTTAATTGGATAGAGTGGGTTAGCTTGTCAGTAGCACCTTGGCTAAAATATCAACATGTGCAGACGGCTAACGTACGTGCTTCAGCACCCCGAAAAAGGGGCGACAAATGCCTGCGCGTTCAGGATTGGATAAACACgcatggtgcagcaacacattgaGACAGACAATAGAACAATACTCAAAGGTAcaagtctcattttttttgttggtatttTTGGGCTGCAACAcgttaatggcatttccattcatctcaAAAGGGAAAGTTGACTTAAGTTGTGAGTCTTTTGAGTGAAGGGAATGGTCCAGAACAAATcaaactcatatctcaaggcaccactataTAAATATTTTCAAGTGGAGAATACCCATCTACTCCCTTATATATACAGACACTTTCTTACCACCTGACATGAACATCCAAAGAAGAAGGGAGCGAATAAAGAAAGAGAAAGGACAACATTAGAGGGGGCAAATGGAAGGGACAATATGCATGTCCATATTGTCCTATATGGACAAGGGTTGAGATAGGACTATAAACCTAATTTGAATTCAAGGTAGAAATAAAGGGAACAGTTCCATATTCTCATCCAATTTTACTTCCCGTACATGTAAAGACTCTATTTCACAATAATTTTGTCCATGTGCGTTCACCAAGATCATGAGAAcgtgcttatttattttttaacgcaAACGTGTGTGATTTCTCACATACAAATGGTTAAAAAACACACGTAGACAGACccagacacaaacacagacaaacataatggcagaaaaagaaatgaacctGTATAAAAACTGATTTGCAACAACAGATTCAAATATGACATGGTACAAAGTACTTACAACACCATTTTGGGATTTGGTCTTTACATCCAGCTTCAAAATTCCATAACCTGGCAGAGACGAGGAAGGAATGATgagcacatacaaaaaaaaaagagggtaaGAAAAAGTTGGAGCATACTTATGAATGGCTTATAAAGTATTGTTTGTACCATAGCCCTTGTTGAAGATGTCTTTGGCAGACTTCCCCAAGTCTGCGTATGCAGGCGGGACGGCCATTGTgtctgagggaaaaaaaaaaaccataaaaacacaacaaaaagttTTGCATGCAGTAATAGCCCTACACACATAAAACACTTTTGTGGTAGCTTTATTCAGAAAGATATAATAGAGccatgtttaaaaaatgcacaatgttcaacaattattttctttcttgctaAAACTCCTACATTGATCTGGTAGCCTGACAAAATGTCATCgtaaaaatgttctttaaaaaaaaattatcttcaaaaatgtttcaacaattttttttcttttaaaaatacataagaACATGCTACTTTGTGTAGCGTCTTTCTTATCCCCATACATCCCGACAAGTGAAAATATATCAGATTAAAGCCTCTGGTGGCTGGATTGTTTCCGACCGAGTAGACGCAAGCACTAGCCACAAGCTAGCTTGTGAGGCTAACGTGTTTTCAAGGGTCCTATCTGCATCACCTCCTCgctttggaatttaaaaaatgacactgAGCCGTTCGGTAAATGGTGGCATGGAGGCCCCCTTTCAGTCACGGGTTCTTAAAATCATCGTCAAATAAGTCCTTGAACTCATTCTCACTTTTATGAATTACAAGCTTAATTAGGACTGAAGACGGTCTGCAAGCAACATGATGCCTCCTGGAAACTTGGGATGCACTCAAGGCATTACAATAAACAGGCTTGACCAAATATTTGCTGTAAACAATTGTTTTTGAGCACAAAGGAGGAGGGAAGAGCCTGGCCATCTGGAACCGAGGCCTGTGTGGATCAAGAAGTTGATGTATAACAGCTCCCCTCCCACGCTTGATGAGCGTGCAGCATGGCTGTTAGCTGGCTGGCAGCCTGTTTGCTAATAGACTGTATGCCTAAACCACTGAGCCGAAGCATACACTCAGTGGCCACTACATTAGGTCCACAACTTTCCTCACAGGATGAATAAAGTATCTTTCTAGCTACTGTAGCGAGAAAGCAACAAGCTGGATAACTACTGGGGAAAACGTAAGCCAAACGTAAGGCAAGCGTGAGCTCGATATCCAGATTGCTCATCACACAAGTTGTCCTACAAATTATTAGCAAGTGTCTCTCGAATGAACAAGGTGACCTTGTGATCACGCGTTCACTTCATTTCGCTGCTTTAATAACCATAAAAGACAACCTTAAAATAGCTACTGTGTCCCTGATTGAGTTCTTGGATCTAAATACTCTCAGCTGGAATAAAAAGGCACCCTTTTACTAAGCATTTTGGGACCCTCATAATTCCAGCATCGATTCATGCAGCCCCCCCGATCACTCACCGTGTCCTTTAGGTGCATGGTGACACGTGAAACATTGGTCTCTGTAACCTGCCTTGTCCTGCTGCGTTGCTCGGCCCTTTGCTTTCCCCACCATTGCCACTTCAGAGGAGCACAGCACAAGGAGTAGTCTTGTTCTTTTTCTATATCAACACAACATCAGATATATATACTTTTGACACTTTTTCTTAGCTTCTGTGAGTGCTATCATGTTTGTTGTTGCGGCTGCGGTGGTATTAGTGTGCGGTTGATGTTATAAAGGCCACTGTACTTTGTACACAACATGGGAACACAATAAGAATGTGAGATAACAATAAAACATAATCCAATATCCAAATATTTCTGAGGTTGGACTCATCATCCATCAACATTTCTGAAGAAAAATATGATATGCCCTAAAGTCCGATTTTAGAGTAACAACTTGTGATTAGTGACATCAACATCAACGCATGTTTTACCACATATTTCACCAAGACATGAGTTATCCTCCATATTTCTGTGAACTTAAaaagcttttttattttcatcctcTGCTGACACCCCCCAGCACCcagacacaacacacacacatctcccaCCTCCTCATTTCAAACTGCTCTAAATTTAGAGCCTGGGAGAACCTGACACTGACACACATGTGAGTTggactaaaaaacaaacaaaacaaaacaaaaacaggcccTCCAGGGTCAGTATTACTAAACCgctgaataaaaacaagatTTAAACATTCTTCAATGGCatacatgttgtttgtttatattgTAGCGTCACACTTCATCTGCCCCTCATCTGTCAAACGACTGCCTTGACTGGGCTCAAAGGTCAACAAAATGCTGATAAATAATGGAAATgaactcacacatacacacacacacacacacacacacacacacacacacacacgcacgcacacgcacacacacaaacaagctgGTGAACATTAGGAAACTATATTTGCTATTTTCAAACACTCCTTTGTATGTTATATTGTTTGCAAAGAAAGTGATTTTATGTGTATTTGCTGCGCGTAATTAAATTATgatactgttttaaaataatggACAATAATAATTACACAACTATTGTACATGTAGAGAATAAAATAATtccatcaaaataataataaaatatatagagTAACAGCTACTATGAAATTCAGTGTAGAAtaaattattaaatataaatacatgtaATTTAGAGACCAAACATAATTGAAACGTGATTCATATAACATTTATAACATAATAAACACATATAATGTATACCTAAATAAATAGTATACAATAAACAACCTTATCGATATTTTCCGTGAATGTTTAAATAAcaacaattacatttaatattaaaaatgaaaataatatataaatacaatacataaaataatcaaaataacaacagaatttatataataaaatgcattatgcaCATACATCTAAGGTCGGTTAGGTattgtaaatatatatttttaaatgtctttaaatattttttacaaataaaaactTGTTACGTGTCATATGTATGTAGCTTAcattggatgaatggatttgtgtgtgcgtgtcagatAAGGTCTAAAGCAGTTAacgcaactcaactcaactgtatttatagagcactttcaaacagccatcgctgcatacaaagttaaGTTACATTAAAAGCTTACTCGTCAAGCCCTCAGGGGTGTAACACTTTAACCACTGTAAACTATCACGTTGATCATCTCTTCTCTGCTTGTGCGAATTATGACAGTTATTATGAGTACTAATTTCTGCAGCATACTGGCTAACAATCCTATAAGTCTATGCACTTGTCCCTTTGAGCAAGGAAAGGAGAGTGACCATATAAATGGTTGGTGGGAGTGCCAAGAGATAACAGACCCCCACTGTGCACGTAGCCATTGACCTTTATTTCTGAGAGCTGGTGGAAACTGGCTTTTATGAACAATATGGAggctaaaacaaaaatatctacGTGTATTTAGAGACAACTGGCAGACAATGTGTATACAGTATCAGTTTGTCTAAACCAAGTGATATATTACACAGCAGCTGGATGCACTGACAGCCCTTTATGTCTGAAACAGACCTGccttgacagtaaaaaaaattgtcgtgTCGTAGTGAAGTAAACCGTACTAACGCGCACAACTTTAAAGTATCAGAGAATTATTGAGTGCAAACTGTTGTTACCTTTAAGTGCTGGCGATGTGCGTCGACTGCAGAGTTTAACAAGGCAGCTGCGGTGGGACAAGGAGAAAGCTCAGGgtaccgcgcatgcgcacagcAGTCCTCTGCCCCAGGCGGTGTCTTTGTGTAATTGACATAGAATAAATACATGGATTTAATTGATTGCTGAGTTGACTTTTTACATGATGAATTATAAGAGTGtgcaaatgtcaactagtaggaGGCTATAATTGCTATTTCAAGCAATATTTCATTCAGAATTATTCGTTTAAGGCAACTTGTGTGGAACGAAAATAATCAGTCCAATAAAATCACGTCAATCTCTGTGATGCCATATATACTAAAATTGTGACTTAATATGATGTCCGTGACGTCATTTAAAATTCCAACTTCGTTATTTAAAGTATTTCAACTGACATGTTGTTATTGTGTAATCAGAAATATGATGGATCGTcgctgttcattttattttcaatgctttaaaaaaatatatgtatttttcatcTGCGTGAAGTGACTCGTGTTTATACAGCTGGGGGTGGAACCGCGGTTTCGGTTGAGCCTTTAGAATACAGTACATCATATTAATGCAGTGCGAACAAACTCTTGAGTATATTGTGATTAGAGCCGGAGGACTGATATCACTCATTAATAAGGAACTCTTTGACAACAATTTGGGCCAAACAAAAAATACCACAGAGGTTAGCCTGCGTTTAGATTTGCTTTCTTCTCTGTGTTCTTGCTCTCTGCGCGGTGACACCGTTGCCATGGTGACTAAAACTCAAATACACGTCATCAAGCTGCGTGGCTCACGTTAATCCTGCGCTCGACAATAACATTGAGGTAAATGAAGTTCTCAGCGCAGTTTCGTGCAACAAAACTATTTACGTTGATGATTTTTGCTCATCgtagtgttggtgttgtttACCGAGAGTCACGTGTATGAGTTTGTGAGTCGAATTCCGCTCTGCAGGTGTCACACTTGCTAATTACTCTTCAACAGTTTTACGATTTACGCCATCTTTCAACATTTCcgattcctttttgttttcattcatttgatttaTATCCTCTGTTATCGTTGTAAAACTAATCCTTTGCGAAATGACAATGACGGCAGTGAAAATTTGGAAGACATGGCCTTAAAAGGATCTGTTTTGATGTTGTCAATCTAGAGTAGCCGACGGTTAATGTGCAGTACAGCTTTTCAATGTGCGAGGGGCCTTCATCAATATGTGGACCAATCCCACCAGACCCATCGCTGTTTCCCCAATACTACAAAAGACCTGCTTCGGGTTAGTCACACACGCACtggtggatggattgatggatggatggatggatgaatgaatttctcgtttgtgaatgtgaatggctatttgtctatatgtgctctgcgattagctggcacctacttcagggtgtaccccgcctctcatCCCAACATCATATGAATAGACCGCAGCTTCTTTCAAACAGAAAATTAATGTAAGTGTAGCTTGATGGAACTTTTGCGATGATGGATATTGATGTAATGTTGTTTTTCCAGCATTGGCTCGTTTAGAGGGAAGCAAACGCGGTATGTTGAGCCTGCTGTCGGGGCCTCTTGCTCCAGATCCTGTCCTGCATCCTGACTGCTACAGTGCCCGTGCCTCTGTACGACGTCCCCGAATCAGCGCCAATGCTTTGCACATTCTGGAGAAAGGGCAGACAGGTGTCATGAGGGAGCTCCTGAATGTAGATTGTTTTCCTGCCACAGAGATAACCAAACCCAGTAAGCCACTCTCTTCTCATATTTGGACTTTTGGTTTGATCATGCCAACTGTTTTATAATGTTTTTGTCCCTCAGAAGAGCCAGAGTTTGACTTTCGCAAAGACAATATCCGACGGCTTCGAGACATCCAGAGACGTTGCAAAGAAGCGCAAGCTGAGAAGGCCCGTTCCACTCCAGTCAAAGCTCTGTGGACTTCAACTAAATACCACAACATCCAATCCAAATTCATGATAGACTTACAGGTGACCATTGCGTCTATGAAAAAGCACACAAAAGACAGGGATAACTCAATTTTGTCATCCATCTTCCATACCACTTACTCTCACTACCATGAATACAATTGATGTCGATCACTTTTCatccctttttgttgttgtgcaggCCACCGGTCCGGTTGTGAAACCACAGTGTCAAAACTTTCTAAAGGGTCACTCAAAAAATAAAGTACCACCAAGACCACACTCAACCCCTGCTGCTGTGACCTTGCGTCACTCTTGCACACCTGAACAGGACAAGAATTTGCAAGTAAGAAAAGCGAATTATGTAGATTTACGAAATGTAGTTTATGAAGAAATAATGCAGCAACTCAACTAAATTTTCACACCCAAACCATTTTCTTTATTTGCTCTAATATTTGTTGTATTGCATTCATGTTCCCATTTTTAGCACTTTTAGTTTCTAAAATGCAAACTTTATTAAACATGGGATTTTTTCCCCGTCTTTTCACTTCAGCATGAAGAAGGCATAGAATAAACATTTGCATgtcaataaatttgaatatcatTGAAGTAATTCATTTTCATTATATCAGTTGATAAGGTGAAACTCATGTGTATTGATTAAACACAAAGGCAAGTACTTTTCATAAAACCAATCCCTACCTAAattctaaatttaaaaaaaaatattgtttctcaTGTAATATTCTAATTCCTTGGGTTGTAGGGAGGCAGAAATAGGAATGGAAATGTACGGTAGGTAGGTGAGAGGCTAGGTAGGTATCAGTACTAAGGACGCTCCTGTAAGATTTTATATGCTTTTTAATTTCATATGACTGTCAGGG
This sequence is a window from Hippocampus zosterae strain Florida chromosome 6, ASM2543408v3, whole genome shotgun sequence. Protein-coding genes within it:
- the enkd1 gene encoding enkurin domain-containing protein 1 isoform X1, which gives rise to MCEGPSSICGPIPPDPSLFPQYYKRPASALARLEGSKRGMLSLLSGPLAPDPVLHPDCYSARASVRRPRISANALHILEKGQTGVMRELLNVDCFPATEITKPKEPEFDFRKDNIRRLRDIQRRCKEAQAEKARSTPVKALWTSTKYHNIQSKFMIDLQATGPVVKPQCQNFLKGHSKNKVPPRPHSTPAAVTLRHSCTPEQDKNLQVNGQSINFIKYNARAAGQTLQRSQSLTNLRDKPVPSAVKGQVPHYIEERKKQWRKEEEEARKKKLIPSVPPGHTLMADSDRQETLKTLKESHRSLVTELLLLPLKADNLSVRLRRAHLDRRLSEIEEAIKIFSRDKVYVKTNS
- the enkd1 gene encoding enkurin domain-containing protein 1 isoform X2 — protein: MCEGPSSICGPIPPDPSLFPQYYKRPASALARLEGSKRGMLSLLSGPLAPDPVLHPDCYSARASVRRPRISANALHILEKGQTGVMRELLNVDCFPATEITKPKPEFDFRKDNIRRLRDIQRRCKEAQAEKARSTPVKALWTSTKYHNIQSKFMIDLQATGPVVKPQCQNFLKGHSKNKVPPRPHSTPAAVTLRHSCTPEQDKNLQVNGQSINFIKYNARAAGQTLQRSQSLTNLRDKPVPSAVKGQVPHYIEERKKQWRKEEEEARKKKLIPSVPPGHTLMADSDRQETLKTLKESHRSLVTELLLLPLKADNLSVRLRRAHLDRRLSEIEEAIKIFSRDKVYVKTNS
- the enkd1 gene encoding enkurin domain-containing protein 1 isoform X3 — its product is MLSLLSGPLAPDPVLHPDCYSARASVRRPRISANALHILEKGQTGVMRELLNVDCFPATEITKPKEPEFDFRKDNIRRLRDIQRRCKEAQAEKARSTPVKALWTSTKYHNIQSKFMIDLQATGPVVKPQCQNFLKGHSKNKVPPRPHSTPAAVTLRHSCTPEQDKNLQVNGQSINFIKYNARAAGQTLQRSQSLTNLRDKPVPSAVKGQVPHYIEERKKQWRKEEEEARKKKLIPSVPPGHTLMADSDRQETLKTLKESHRSLVTELLLLPLKADNLSVRLRRAHLDRRLSEIEEAIKIFSRDKVYVKTNS